In a single window of the Nicotiana tomentosiformis chromosome 8, ASM39032v3, whole genome shotgun sequence genome:
- the LOC104107861 gene encoding probable glycosyltransferase At5g25310: protein MMILKKSSDNEGGSSGGGGGGGGGVLYAYLGILCCVLVVSVIAVFLGSGFRSSAVAVNSGSTVSIVELQKKVIAATVANLNPSRAIASDVSLYRKNSSFSPIQRKSAVVRKVDKNEEGLTRARAAIRKAAGVRNQSIINPGGIYRNPGAFYQSYKEMERRFKVYVYEDGDFIIVHNGPCKDIYASEGRFISEMEHGNSKFRTRDPHSAHVYFMPFSVTWMVKFLYKPLSYNVTPLKEFVSDYVRLISTKYPFWNRSHGADHFMLSCHDWAPLASKGNDFLYNTSIRVLCNANSSEGFNPQKDVSLPEIYLYNGVVSPKLQSPPPANISRPYLGFFAGGLHGDIRKNLFEHWKGKDSDLRVYEYLPKYMDYPSELLRSKFCLCPSGYEVASPRAVEAIYAECVPVMLSDHYVFPFSDVLNWDAFSIQVNISDIPRLKEILLAIPEDKYMKLKEGLRAVRKHFELNRPALKFDVFHMILHSIWLRRLNLRL, encoded by the exons atgatgattttaaaaaaaagtagTGATAATGAAGGTGGTagtagtggtggtggtggtggtggaggaGGAGGAGTACTTTATGCTTATTTAGGTATACTCTGTTGTGTACTTGTTGTATCAGTGATAGCAGTTTTTCTCGGAAGCGGCTTCCGATCATCGGCGGTTGCCGTGAATTCAGGTAGTACTGTTTCGATCGTTGAGTTGCAGAAGAAAGTGATCGCCGCTACCGTGGCTAATCTAAATCCATCACGAGCCATCGCTTCTGATGTTTCGTTATACCGGAAGAACTCTTCGTTCTCTCCGATTCAGAGAAAATCTGCCGTTGTT AGGAAAGTTGATAAGAATGAGGAAGGATTGACACGAGCGAGAGCGGCGATTCGAAAAGCTGCTGGTGTTCGAAATCAGTCGATCATAAACCCCGGTGGAATCTACCGTAATCCAGGCGCATTTTATCA GAGTTACAAGGAGATGGAGAGGAGATTCAAAGTGTATGTATATGAAGATGGAGACTTCATAATAGTCCATAATGGACCCTGTAAAGATATATATGCAAGTGAAGGAAGGTTCATTAGCGAGATGGAACATGGTAACAGTAAATTCAGGACAAGAGACCCTCATTCAGCCCATGTTTATTTCATGCCTTTTAGTGTAACTTGGATGGTTAAGTTTCTCTACAAGCCACTTTCATATAACGTTACTCCTCTTAAAGAGTTTGTGTCTGATTATGTTCGACTTATCTCAACAAAATACCCGTTCTGGAATCGAAGTCATGGAGCTGATCATTTCATGCTTTCTTGCCATGATTGG GCTCCTCTTGCTTCAAAAGGCAATGATTTTCTGTACAATACATCAATAAGGGTTTTGTGTAATGCAAACTCCTCAGAAGGTTTCAATCCTCAGAAAGATGTGAGCCTTCCTGAAATCTACCTTTACAATGGTGTAGTATCCCCAAAGCTACAATCTCCTCCTCCAGCCAACATTTCAAGGCCTTATCTTGGATTCTTTGCTGGTGGACTTCATGGCGATATCCGGAAAAACCTCTTCGAACACTGGAAAGGGAAAGACTCCGATCTTCGTGTATATGAATACTTGcctaaatacatggattatccCTCTGAATTGTTGAGGTCCAAGTTTTGCCTATGCCCCAGTGGCTATGAAGTGGCTAGCCCAAGAGCGGTTGAAGCAATTTATGCCGAATGTGTTCCTGTTATGTTATCAGATCATTACGTCTTCCCTTTTAGTGATGTGCTAAACTGGGATGCATTCTCAATACAGGTTAACATTTCTGATATCCCAAGGCTAAAGGAGATATTGTTGGCTATTCCAGAAGACAAATACATGAAGCTCAAAGAAGGTTTGAGAGCTGTGAGGAAACATTTTGAACTAAACCGGCCTGCTCTGAAGTTTGATGTGTTTCATATGATATTACACTCTATATGGCTCAGGAGACTAAATTTAAGGCTCTAG